The DNA sequence CAGAACGCTGCCTGCCCTCCTTGTAAAACCCCCCAAGAGGATCAACTGGTGGGGGACGGGAACGAACGGCGAGTGTACCGATCCTCTCGAATTGCCCAGACCCGCCGACTGCTCTCAGTACCAGAGAAACCAAGTGGTCCGTCGGCCCTTCTTGAATCACGCTCATTAGAATACACAGGACCTCTGTTCCTGGAAGAACCTGGTGAGGACCTTTGTGATCTAGCTGATAATCGGCGTGCATCATTAACCGCAAGGTCGGTGAGAACCTGACATAGTAGGAGCCAGATCCCCATTTCGTTTCCTCCCCGACATCGCGTTCGATTGTACCCTCCGCAGCGAGACCCGTTACCTTGATCGTCCCTCCATTCAAGTGTCCAAACTCGTCGACACCGGCTGCGTCGATATTCCAATTCTCGACCCTGCTGAGGtgttgccaaggaggccgatCCTCATCCGTCTCCGTCTCATCTGGGTTCCAGAATACGATGCTGTCCCAGTAAAAGACGTGTGCCTCGACACTTGCCCAAGACCACGTCGGCGCCGCCAGGGGGTGATaccttggcttcttctccccctcgAGTTCAAGAACAGTCCAGATGAGGTCGTCGTTCAAAGTGTTCCCCCACAAGCCTGCGATGTATTCTTGCTTCCGGGAAGCCgacatcttcttggccaagccTCCAATCGCAGGCAGTCTGTCTGAAGGCTTGGTGATTCCGAGGGAGGTGTATTCGTTGACCATGGTGCGCCAGATGCGGGCCATGTAGTAGGCGGCATACTCGTGCCATTCTACTCCAGGTGCGGTTGTGAAGAGTGCTTCTGCATAGAGGAGCTTCATGAGACCTGACGGAGCAATAGAGGAACCATCATGAGCAATACCGCCACACTCGCACTGCATAGCCGAAAGGCATTCGAAGAATAGTTCTTGGGGACCAAAGTGTATCACACGAGGTGATAGCAGGCGCTCTTGATAGACCCAGGCCCTTGTCAGGAGTGGGTGTCGAGCTATGGTCCCATGACCTATCAGACCAACATCGGCGCCGGACCGGTCAGGTTCAGGAACGGGATCGAGGTGATGATCGATCCGCTCTCTAAAGAAGAGACGGTACTCTTCTCCCTCTGGAGTCTCCCCAGACACTTCAAAGTCGGGCGTGTCTGTGTAGAGGCCACCTCGGCCGTCTGGAGAATGTGTAGCCGCGATGGTCAAGAACGCTTTGGAATAGATGAACGACATCTTTGCTGACTCAATCTCCCAATCTGTTCGACTGTCCTGGATGATGCACAAAGAGTCAATCCAGATGTAGTGAAGTCCTAGCTGCCTTGTCAAGAATATCGCGTCTCTAAAGGCATTAGACAAATCTTGCATATCGATTCCTCTTTGCCGCTGTTGCAAGGTGTTCTGAGTTGTCGTTATGATCAGTGTTGATCCCCAACAGTGACTGAGACAGATGTATTTGGCCGATTCACCATGTGTCTCTACGACACGAATGACCCCATCTGCGTCACCAACGTCAACGACTCGCTTAGGGAGTTCGGGGTCCTCTGGCTCGATGCAGTCAACCTGTTCGCTATCGTCTTCGCAGAGCTGTATCCAAGACTTGATAATTTCGATTGCGTCAGATGAGTCTGTCCTGGACGATGTACGTTGGGAGACTGGTATGGACTCCCATGCATCAGGAACTGGACAGTCATCTAGATTATAAGTCAGCCTAGCTATCAGGTCCCATTATAAATTACTCACCTTCTTCAGTAGCAAAGAGCTCAATATCAAAAAAGATGCCGTCTTGCATCAGAAAGCTGACGACCTTGTCCACctcagcatcctcgtcctcgtagTTCGGGTAGAAGAACCTGATGCTGAAACTCTCGATATGTTCCTCATCGACTCCATGTTACGTAAAGCACCCTCGACAACCGGTAACTAGGATCTCGCAGGAGTGACATATCTTTGCCGAGGTTTGCAAGTCTTGCCAAGAGAGATCTCGCGGTACGTGCTTTCGACTTATGCCCACTGGAGCGTCCTCTTCAGGGCGTAGCTTGCCCACTCCTATGAACTTGTTGCATATGCTGCACGGCATTGAGAACGGGTAGCGAGTTATGCAGTCAATTTAGGTGAACCTTTGTTGTGCAGCCTCAAAGCAACCAGGGAAGTTTTCGTCTGACACTCTGCGCTAATTAATGACAATGAACTCGCCTATCAGGTATCCTTGCAACGCGGCTGACACATGACTGGGGGTTCTCCACGCATCAGTGAAGGCATCAGCTTGTTCCACGAATGACTTTGTTGGAGCTAACAGTGCATGAGCTTCGTGCTGTGATGGTCTATTTGACGTCAAAGTTATTTGGAGAAACTGCAATCTACTATGTGGCAGAAAATAAGATCATCGCTTGTTGGCCATTATAGATCCTTTGTGTACAGCATAGTTAATCGAGGAAGTCTAGAGTTTGACGCTATATTTCTGCCTCAAGTAAAGAGAACGAGGAATGCTAGACTGCAGGCCCTGTTATTCAAGTAAATTTAGAAGCCATAGAGGATCCCTTTGTCTTTTCCCTTGCAATTAGACTTTCTGTAGCTACTATTGCTTTCAAAATGGGCACCCGTCTTGACGGGAGTTTGAGTTTGCAAAGGTAGACTGGCGAAACGCCGTTCCAACGTGCACCCTTTCAACACCGCTGCCACGAATCCACGGTACTTGCTGATGTGGCCGATTGATAGAAAAATTCTGATAAAATTGATTGCTAATCTACATAATATTCGAATTTGCAATCTTTTACACTATGGATTTAGACAAATCCTTCGCTTTGCGACCCTTGGCTCCAAAAGCCCACAGAGCATCTTACTCTTGCCAAAGCATTCAAGGTATTAGGTGGGCAGATTATTGGCCATTGCTTTCTACCTGACAATCTAGAGCCTGCAAACCGTAACATCGTGATCCCTGTTGTTCGCGAAAGTGTTGCGGAGTTACATAACGTTATGCGGAGTTTGTATCCGTAATTGTTAGCCCATTTGTCATCCCCACTCTTCAGCTCGACGATAGTGCGGGGATATATATATACAATGATGGACTATAATTGATGAAATAGTAATTCAATCAGTCAATTTCATCTACATCTTTGAGAGGTATCCATCATGAACGTCACTGTGGTCGGCGCTTCTGGCGAGACTGGCCGCTCCATCATCGATGGGCTCTTGGGTTCGTCCACCAACTTTGTAAGTCCCGTCCATACCACTACAAGTCTGTCACTCACATAGCGGCCCATCCAGAACGTCACTGCGATTGTTCGGCCTGCCTCAATCAACAAGCCCGCGGTCCAAAAAATCAAGAGTCGAGGTGTTTCCATCATTGCCCTCGAGCTTGTCAACACCCACGAAGAGCTTGTAAAGGCTCTGACAGGTCAGGATGTTGTCATTGTTGCCCTCGAGCCCTTCTCTATTGAACCTCATCTCGCACTGGCATCTGCCGCCAAAGATGCTGGAGTCAAACGTTACATTCCCAGCGCCTTTGGGCCAAGCTGCCCTCCTACAGGAGTGATGATGATTCGGGAACTTGTACGTGAAGACCGCGAGCTCTACTGTCTCATCTAATACCTCATAGAAAGAGCGTGTGATCAAtcacatcaagaagatctATCTGCCGTACACCGTCATCGACGTTGGCATGTGGTACCAGATCGCCATCCCACGCTTACCTTCCGGAAAGATTGACTATGCTCTCACGTATTCGTCGGACCAGGTTGCCGATGAGGGTCAGAGAGCTTCGAGCATTACGGACTTGAGGGATATTGGCAAGTATGTGGAACGGATCATTACGGATGAGAGGACTCTGAACCAGTATGTGTTTGCGTACAACGAGGTGTGGACACAGAACCAAATCTGGAGCCACCTTGAGAAGATCAGTGGTGAAAAGATTCCACGAAGCCCGGTAAGTCAGATCGTTATTCAAGTCTTGCTTGCCATTATGCTGATTCAGCTTCAGGTATCGAAAGAAGAGATTGAAGCTACTATTGCTGCCGCTCAGACAAAGTACGATGGAGGAGACAAGTCGTACCAGGACCTTCTCGGGTTCGTCGTGCCTCAGTACTTTTACAGCGAGTGGCACAGAGAGGACAATATCCCAGAACGAGCCAAGTACCTGGGCTACCTCACCACAAAGGATCTGTACCCAGATTTCGAGTACACCAAGTTCGAGACATACTTGGACGAGTTGGTCAAGGGTTCAGGAGTCCCCGTGTACGCCAAGAGTGATTAGATAAGCGAGTTCCGgattgaggagaaggaaatgAGATTGACGTCATCGTGACGTAACGGACTACTATGGTAGGAGGCATAAAGTATGTTAGCTCGCCCCACATCATAGATGTACCTCGGATATTTTTTCTCACCTTCAGGATAATTTTTCTCTACCCTCTAATAACATGATAAAATATAGCTACTACTAGGGGGACCTCTCTTCTTAGTAGATAGGTAGTTTAGTAAATTATGTCTAAGATGCGTTAGTTATAGGtaaataaatttaagaataaaatactGTTTTTAAGGGAAGTAAATAAAAGGCCGCCTGTTGAGTGACCTAAATGTTGTGGGGCGAGCTAACATACTTTATGCCTGATACCGTAGTAGCCCGTCGTGTCGTGATGGCACTAGGTACCGAAACACAattgatggaggagaatTCTTACGCGATCACGAGGTTCGCGCTTAGCTCGCTACTTGGCGCGACCCGGACACTTGGACCCTTAATCTTctcagatcctcctcccttcTCGTTAGATCTCTGTGCAATGCAATGGCACCGTCGTCCCGTCCCTTGCTCCCGAGACCCGCGTCGGACAAGCCGAGGATTGGCAGCAGAATCCAGGGTCCACCCCTTTTCAAGCCCCCCAAGACTAGAACGGCATGTCATCACTGTCGGAAACGCAAGGTGAAGGTCAGTCGATCAGTCTATTGGCCCAAAAATGGTCTTCAGGGGGCTAGTTACGCATGCCATGAATGGAGGATGGGATCGGATGGATGGGCGGGCATCGGGCTGAGCTGACACTGACCTCTCATAGTGCGGCGGCCAACGTCCGACCTGCCGGGCCTGCATCCAGCGGGAGCTCAAGTGCGAGTATCCCAtagagaagggcgaggtcctcgaggccgGCTTTGAGTCGAGGGATCTCGTTGCGCGTCTGCGCAGCTTGCCCTATGACCAGGCCCTAGAGCTATTCCAGCACCTACGCGAAGGGCAAGGATCTTCGTCTTCGGCTGCAGGAGAGTCGAGCACACCTGCTGGCAGCCAAGGGTCAAGTATACCACCTTCCATACCTGACACCTTCATTCTCAGGAGTTGTATGCCTGGGACCCCTAATTCCCTCGAGTTTGAGCTTGCCATCAGACATCCCATCGCCTACCCAACCCTGTATCCCATACCCATCgcctctctccctcctgAGCGGATGATCAGGCCAACCAGGGCCATCCAATCGCCGTCAACGTCTCCTTCAGCAGAGTCGGGTGACTCTCCTCAGCAAGACATCATCCCACCTACGCCCAGTTCCTCAGCAGCCCAGCCGCCGACGACACTACTCATCCACGACGGTCTCAAGCAACTCGACATCACCTACTGGACAGATGTACCCATTAGCAGTGAGCTGGCCGGGCGGGTGATTTCTCTTTACCTCGAGATAGACTACCCAGTCTTGCCCCTATTCCATGCCGACCTCTTTGTCCAAGATCTCGTACAGCGACGAGGATATTTCTGCTCTCGCTTCCTTGTTTCCGCCCTTCTGAGCTGGGCTTGTGTAAGCAAATCCCTCATATGCCTTTCAACGTagccaagaccaacattTCCACAGCAAGCATACACTGCCCTGAAGCCAGAGGTCGCCACATACAGCGTCGAGTTCTTTTCCGAGGCCGAGAGATGTCTCGCCGCCATGCCGTCGGCCAACACGCTGACGGCTGTCTCGGCGCTGCAGTTTCTTTGCATGAGTGCTGTAACACAGGGCAGGGATGACGTTGCCTTGAGGTATCTTCAAGAAAGCGTCAGAGTCGGCAGGACGATGGGATTGTTTGGGGTACAGCCCGGTAGACCCTCAGCCAACAGCTGGCTGGTCGGTTACCACGATTGGCGCATTGCCGCATCGTATACAGCATGGGGAGTATTCAACTGGGTCTCGTCCGTCACCCCTCTCCCGGTCGATGAACCCTGAAACTGATACATGAGAATACAGTGTCCACGGCCTTCATTACCAGAGAGCAGAGATCGAGATTCCTCCCCAGCTTCCGATGCCAGGGGACGTTGAATTTACTCCGGATATGCAGGGTGTCTACTCTGCCCATCCTGACCCCCAAAAAGACACATTCAGGGCTTGCTGCCAGCTCTGGGTCATCT is a window from the Fusarium keratoplasticum isolate Fu6.1 chromosome 5, whole genome shotgun sequence genome containing:
- a CDS encoding HET domain-containing protein, which translates into the protein MPCSICNKFIGVGKLRPEEDAPVGISRKHVPRDLSWQDLQTSAKIFDEEHIESFSIRFFYPNYEDEDAEVDKVVSFLMQDGIFFDIELFATEEDDCPVPDAWESIPVSQRTSSRTDSSDAIEIIKSWIQLCEDDSEQVDCIEPEDPELPKRVVDVGDADGVIRVVETHGESAKYICLSHCWGSTLIITTTQNTLQQRQRGIDMQDLSNAFRDAIFLTRQLGLHYIWIDSLCIIQDSRTDWEIESAKMSFIYSKAFLTIAATHSPDGRGGLYTDTPDFEVSGETPEGEEYRLFFRERIDHHLDPVPEPDRSGADVGLIGHGTIARHPLLTRAWVYQERLLSPRVIHFGPQELFFECLSAMQCECGGIAHDGSSIAPSGLMKLLYAEALFTTAPGVEWHEYAAYYMARIWRTMVNEYTSLGITKPSDRLPAIGGLAKKMSASRKQEYIAGLWGNTLNDDLIWTVLELEGEKKPRYHPLAAPTWSWASVEAHVFYWDSIVFWNPDETETDEDRPPWQHLSRVENWNIDAAGVDEFGHLNGGTIKVTGLAAEGTIERDVGEETKWGSGSYYVRFSPTLRLMMHADYQLDHKGPHQVLPGTEVLCILMSVIQEGPTDHLVSLVLRAVGGSGQFERIVTQTNLYETRKEKTMTMSNEGLMLPTPPNQIRALQEMILMNLRVVYPGSDMEVLLCMESPGVYYACVIHDPLRQNKVLFRGPKGPNLEIPLVGILREVMVLATTRYHL
- a CDS encoding NmrA domain-containing protein, with amino-acid sequence MNVTVVGASGETGRSIIDGLLGSSTNFRPIQNVTAIVRPASINKPAVQKIKSRGVSIIALELVNTHEELVKALTGQDVVIVALEPFSIEPHLALASAAKDAGVKRYIPSAFGPSCPPTGVMMIRELKERVINHIKKIYLPYTVIDVGMWYQIAIPRLPSGKIDYALTYSSDQVADEGQRASSITDLRDIGKYVERIITDERTLNQYVFAYNEVWTQNQIWSHLEKISGEKIPRSPVSKEEIEATIAAAQTKYDGGDKSYQDLLGFVVPQYFYSEWHREDNIPERAKYLGYLTTKDLYPDFEYTKFETYLDELVKGSGVPVYAKSD
- a CDS encoding Zn(2)-C6 fungal-type domain-containing protein; its protein translation is MAPSSRPLLPRPASDKPRIGSRIQGPPLFKPPKTRTACHHCRKRKVKCGGQRPTCRACIQRELKCEYPIEKGEVLEAGFESRDLVARLRSLPYDQALELFQHLREGQGSSSSAAGESSTPAGSQGSSIPPSIPDTFILRSCMPGTPNSLEFELAIRHPIAYPTLYPIPIASLPPERMIRPTRAIQSPSTSPSAESGDSPQQDIIPPTPSSSAAQPPTTLLIHDGLKQLDITYWTDVPISSELAGRVISLYLEIDYPVLPLFHADLFVQDLVQRRGYFCSRFLVSALLSWACQAYTALKPEVATYSVEFFSEAERCLAAMPSANTLTAVSALQFLCMSAVTQGRDDVALRYLQESVRVGRTMGLFGVQPGRPSANSWLVGYHDWRIAASYTAWGVFNWVSVHGLHYQRAEIEIPPQLPMPGDVEFTPDMQGVYSAHPDPQKDTFRACCQLWVIFHQVLWSYYGQRKTGVPSQRVPIEFAEGIYRRLLTWADDLPLNLVRSDLSNHGVMMMHIYFHAIVTDVFRPLLTDAEMSKPLRLGSFTAPKATPEAAYLASVNQLKRLLLMYRLNFRTAMFSVVWQTGLIYVANAMMREVKSNSNEWRYYLYLCMAGLEDLYASYRVFGSIAKAILGIAIEHGALRTSEARRITNELEDLGRHHTAIKPLGDGREVANWVIDLDLAMTDPRAAQGSNLAERFQELIIEDPPDQSQS